A segment of the Longimicrobiaceae bacterium genome:
ACATCCGGCGAGGCATCGATGGGGAGGACCCGCTGTACCTCACGAGAGAGCGAGTCGCTGACGCTATGTCTCGTAGGGAAGAGAACCGCAAACTGCGCTGGGCGACCCGTCTCATCCTCTTCCTTGGATATGCAACGCCGATCTATCCGCTCTCGAAGTACGTGTTTCTACAGGCTTACGACGTGCACAGTGAGTACTTTGAGGCCGCAGACGAGAGCAAAGCGAGGCAACGGTGGCAGGGGGAACTCGGCTTGGGCGCGGAGGTAGAGGTGCACTCTGCTCCGCCCGCCAACCAGGCTTGGACCAACGTCGCTCGGGCGAGCGCGGCGTACGCAGTCAGTTCCTTCAACGATCCAGGCCGCGCTCGGGCGCACGCCTGAAAAGCGCCAGCGGCAACTTAACGAAGACCCTCAACGAAGCTCCTCTCGGCGCTGCGAGGGGTCAGGACAAAAGGAGCCCCGGCCATTTTGAGCCGGGGCTCCTTTTACTGCCGGGCGCCCACAAAGGTCGCTGCAGTCACCACCAGGACGCAGCACGCCTACTGAGCGCGGCGTATGCTACCCTCCACCGCCTCATAAAAATCGGGGTTCCGCTCAGCGACAGCCTCCACCAGCTTATCGAAAACCCTCTCCAGCGACACAGGCGTCAAATGGTCGCCCACCTCGTATGCTGTCACACTTGAGCCAAACGGACTGGCGTCGAGAAGCAGGATGTACAACACCTCGAACTGCTCATCTCGGCCTGCTGGATCGCCGCGCCCTGTAAAAATGCGCAGGCGGTTGTGGGCATTCAGAAAAGTCGAACGTCGCTTCAGCGTGTCGTCGGTTTGAGCGCCCTTGTCCAAGAAGATCAGGCCGGCAATGACGGCGTAGGGGAACCGCCGGTGCAGCGTCACCGCTTCCATCAGCATGTCGCCCCGGCGATTGATCAGGTTCTTCTGGAAGTTGTTGCTCCTGCCGTCCCTGAAGTTGATGGACTTGATGGATACGGCGAGCAGCAGGCCGGATTCTTCGGTCGCCCAGGTCACATCAACCTTTTTCGCACCGATCCCGCCGCTCATTCGACGCTCCGCCCCCGAACCCCCCAAAACGCCAGGGGGCGCGGGCCTCGCTCCTCTCATCCCGCGGTGGCGCAGCTCCTCCGCGACGGCGAGCGCAACGACCTCCGAAACCTTCTGCGAGTATTGCTGCTTGAGATGGCGAGGGGCGTTGTCGTCGGGCTTGGGTGGAAGGCCGTTGAGTGCGTTGATCAGGAGGTCGTCAATTCTTGCCACCGCTTCCTCCGCCCCTGGTTGCTCGCCGCGCAAACAAGAACTCGCGGGCCCCGCGGATCACCTGTATGTCACGATGGGTGAGGCCCATGCCCTTGGTCAAGATCACTCGGTCCACCAGCTTTACGGCCGCGGCCAGGTTATTCTGGCGGAGCGCTTTGGCCAACTGCGGCCGCAAGGCTCGGAGCTCCGTAGCACACGCGTTCACGAGCTCCGGACTGGGCACAGGGAGCTTGTCGGCCTCGCGCGGCTCCAGCTTCAGCATGCCACCGCCGTACGCACGACCGACCATTTCCGCCCCTAGCATGGTGAAACTGTTAATCGCGGCCATCGGCAGCAGGTCCTGCCCCAGTTGTCGCACCTCGCGCCGCAGGAAGACGCCGTATAGCGAATTCAGGTGGCGCAGCCTGGCCTGATTGGTAACCAGGCGGGGCCGCTCATAGTCCATGTAGGTCAGCAGGAGGTCCGGCACCTGGACGAGAGGCACGCGGTACCAGGGTGTTCGCACCCTGCACTTGTAAGCCAGGTGAACCCCAGCCGCTTCACCTTCTGCCACGTAATTGGCGGCCGCCTTCGACAGAGGATTCTTCCGGGGATAGAACAGGTACCCCGCGGCGCCGGCTCTGACCAGTTCCTGCCACGCCCTTTCTGTGAAGGTCAACCCCCGAAGGTGGCGTGAGCCCGGTGGTGAGATCCGCACCAGGTCACGCTCCGGCAGGCCGCTGGCGGCGACCTGCTCGCCCGTGCGGCTGAAATAGCGGTTGTTGCCGGTCACAGCCCCCAGCGATGTTTCGCCCCAGGCAAGCAGGGGTGAAATCTCTTCGCGGTTTGTCAGCTCGCGATAGAGATCGACTGCTGTGTCATCGAGGAGCGCTGGGGTCCACTTTCCTTCGGCGTCCGGCTGGTACTGTTCCCAGCCTTCGACGTCTAGAGATGCAAGCGCAGCTGCATCTCGCACCTGCAGTACTTCGAAATGCGGCGCCGGCCCCATCCCCTCGGCGAGGAGTAGCACCACATCCTCCAGCACTCCCGGAAACACGAGCTCCTCGAACAAGATCAGCCGGATCCGACCGAAACGGTTCAGCAGGAAGCGCCGTACCTCGGCAGCGTAGTTGACTGTCAGGAGTTCGGCGGGGAGCACCAGCGCCATGCGGCCGTCAGTCTTCAGGAAGTCGCTCGCATGAATGACGAACGGCGCCCAGGAGCTGGCAAGCCGGGTTAGCCGCACCCCGTGACGCAGTGCTCGCTCGCTGGCCCGGACCCGAGCCTCGCCAGTGAACGATTGGTAACGGACGTAGGGGGGATTGCCCACGACCGCATCATACGATCCGGGAGCTTCAAACTCGAAGAAGTCCCCTGCGATAACGGAGCCCTGCAGCCCGGCGCCGGCCAGGAGCTCGCGTGCGCGAGCAGCAGATGGTTCGTGCAGTTCGATGCCCCGCAGCTGATCGCCATGCACCGGCCGGCCGCCAGCCAGCTCCTGCAACCGCTCACCTGCTGGGATCAGGAAACTCGCTTCGCCACACGAGGGCTCTAGGACCTTGTCAGATGGCGTGCGCACCGCCCATGCAACTAGGTGCCGGCTCAGCTCCGGCGGGGTAAAAAACGCACCGCGTTGCTTCCGTTGCCGCTGCGAGTCCGACACTGGGATTTGCTCACCTGGAGTGAGTGGACCGCGGCGCACAGAGACGTTAATGGCCCATGCCGCGGCTTAAGACGAGACCGTCGTCGCCAAGCAAACCTAAGCGCCTCGACCCAACCTGCAATAGACCTTGCGCTCCTAGCGTCCGGGGGGGCACGGGCGTACTATCTTTCTCCTTCACCCATGCCCACGGACGATCCAGGATGCAGACCCGCCACGGCGCCGCGATGAGCTTCCCGCTATCCTCTCGAGAGGCTGAGCTGACCGCCGAACTCGTACGGGAGCGCCTCCGGCATCACCTCCTGCTAGAGCAGCTCTCGGCCGTAGGAACGCCGGCCATGCTGGGGTACTCTCCGGACGCCGTCTGGATCACCGCCGGCGGGCAGGAGCTCGCACGGATCCCCTGGCTGGGCTGGTACGACACTCGTGAGGAAACGAGGGAGGATCGGGCGATTCTGGTAGTGAGCCGGCTTCTGACGACCTGGAGGGAAAACGGGGCGGCTCTGTGAGCCGGTGCGTACACCCCAAAACGTAAGCCTTGTCGGGCCGGCTGATCTTCGGTATATCTTCGGTGGGGTCGGAACTCGGCCATTCGACACGAGGGAACACCATGCACCCACGTGATCTAGTCCGCGGCCATCGCGAACACGAGTTGGCCGCTATCGTTGCGCTCCTACGGAAGCAGGTCGTTACCCCTTATCGGCTATCCGCGATGCTTGAGTATCGCGGATCCGCTGTGGCGCTCGCCCAGCTCTCGGAGGAAGACCGGCTGTTCAAGCCCTCCGCGCCGACACACGATCTGATCGGCGCGGTGACGCCAGAGGATCTAACGGCTTCGATTCGCGACGTTCGTCGCTGGCTGCAAGCGGGCCGTGATGTGCGCTCGGTACTCGACGATCACTACCCTCGCTCGCTGCGCGAGATTTTCAACCGGCCGCCTCTCCTCTTCATCGAGGGGCAGTTTGACGAGGCCCGCGACTCCCATTCTGTGGCCATTGTGGGGGCGAGGCGCGCCAGCTCGGAGGGAAGGCGCCGGGCCGCACGGATGAGCCGTGCAGCGGTGGAGGCCGGCCTATGCGTCATGTCGGGGCTCGCGGCCGGGATCGATACGGCCGCGCACTGGGCGGCCCTTGAGGCAGACGGTCGCACGGTCGCGGTAATGGGAACCGGGATCGATCGAATCTACCCCGCGGAGAATCGCCCGCTCGCCGACG
Coding sequences within it:
- a CDS encoding N-6 DNA methylase, which codes for MRRGPLTPGEQIPVSDSQRQRKQRGAFFTPPELSRHLVAWAVRTPSDKVLEPSCGEASFLIPAGERLQELAGGRPVHGDQLRGIELHEPSAARARELLAGAGLQGSVIAGDFFEFEAPGSYDAVVGNPPYVRYQSFTGEARVRASERALRHGVRLTRLASSWAPFVIHASDFLKTDGRMALVLPAELLTVNYAAEVRRFLLNRFGRIRLILFEELVFPGVLEDVVLLLAEGMGPAPHFEVLQVRDAAALASLDVEGWEQYQPDAEGKWTPALLDDTAVDLYRELTNREEISPLLAWGETSLGAVTGNNRYFSRTGEQVAASGLPERDLVRISPPGSRHLRGLTFTERAWQELVRAGAAGYLFYPRKNPLSKAAANYVAEGEAAGVHLAYKCRVRTPWYRVPLVQVPDLLLTYMDYERPRLVTNQARLRHLNSLYGVFLRREVRQLGQDLLPMAAINSFTMLGAEMVGRAYGGGMLKLEPREADKLPVPSPELVNACATELRALRPQLAKALRQNNLAAAVKLVDRVILTKGMGLTHRDIQVIRGAREFLFARRATRGGGSGGKN
- a CDS encoding DNA-processing protein DprA encodes the protein MLEYRGSAVALAQLSEEDRLFKPSAPTHDLIGAVTPEDLTASIRDVRRWLQAGRDVRSVLDDHYPRSLREIFNRPPLLFIEGQFDEARDSHSVAIVGARRASSEGRRRAARMSRAAVEAGLCVMSGLAAGIDTAAHWAALEADGRTVAVMGTGIDRIYPAENRPLADAIMSAGGCLISQFFPSQQPTRWTFPNRNITMSGLALATIVIEASETSGARMQARVALQHGRTVFLLESLVNEHAWARKYVTEGAYGTHAIMISSPEEVIERLAAAPAMSLVA